In the genome of Scylla paramamosain isolate STU-SP2022 chromosome 49, ASM3559412v1, whole genome shotgun sequence, one region contains:
- the LOC135095445 gene encoding uncharacterized protein LOC135095445 isoform X1 produces MVVVLWQNWGEHVGRQLPHFLAFSTLTDVTISVGAASLKAHRIILAFFSPFFRRMLEEVSEERPMVVVFPGVNFDALQLIVSYMYHGQVNVPADILPAVIDLAKMLKVKGLIELPAHLDSVIGASNLGMEQNTLTNTHTEDVCLEAGEGVVELEVSAGDPLTPHLAPTSTTTTTSTTITTTAQPDVHRIEEEEEEDEGMKVGRNSSGVEEGVVRVDVGEEEEEEVEDPPSLLLPPDQAIPLSPVSPHLTPTHIVKLSEDGGMGDMLLGGYLTPPTTSTTTTTITTTTTTAATTTTTPSEEIQDGENVPARKKRRVLQKLAKYGPEELQRALGELRAGVGTLREVGERWGVPHSTLGMAARQEGMPAPSRPQRYDGQTLEAAKQALRAGSSYLKVSRDYNIPKSVLWRRCQRDDTKAEGGVQEDVTSPSAAPQSAQQPLSRRKPSYNVCDLSQARELLVQGSSLSLVSKETKVPKTTLFRLKEQLVEAGLLPPSSIARLPHPRRSCEVSLQQAVAACRDGSMSQGRASEKFQVSKTTIWRRLKQLKEATPQHPPNTTTTTTTTTAMKMEGVEEEEEEEEEEEEEGAYGDIGLGYPPKVSSGPPPRR; encoded by the exons AGAATGCTGGAGGAAGTGTCTGAGGAGCGtccgatggtggtggtgttccctGGAGTGAATTTTGATGCCCTGCAATTAATCGTCTCGTACATGTACCAtggccag GTTAATGTACCAGCTGACATTCTTCCTGCAGTGATTGACCTTGCTAAGATGCTCAAGGTCAAAGGTCTTATTGAACTgcct gcacatCTAGACTCTGTGATTGGTGCTTCAAATCTCGGAATGGAGCAGAACACactgactaacacacacacagaag acgtaTGCCTAGaggcgggggagggggtggtggagtTGGAGGTATCTGCTGGGGACCCCCTGACCCCCCATCTGgcccccacctccaccaccaccaccacctccaccaccatcaccaccacagcccaaCCTGATGTGCACAggattgaagaagaggaagaggaggatgaag gAATGAAGGTTGGCAGGAACAGCAGCGGTGTGGAGGAAGGGGTAGTGAGGGTggatgtgggggaggaggaggaggaggaggtggaagacccgccctccctcctcctccccccggaCCAGGCGATTCCTCTCTCCCCAGTGTCTCCCCACCTGACCCCCACCCATATTGtgaag ttgagCGAggatggggggatgggggaTATGCTGTTGGGGGGGTACCTCACCcctcccaccacctccaccaccactaccaccatcaccaccactaccaccactgctgccaccaccaccaccacaccctcagAGGAGATACAG GATGGTGAGAATGTGCcagcgaggaagaagaggagggtttTGCAGAAGTTAGCAAAATAtgg GCCAGAGGAGCTGCAGAGGGCCCTGGGGGAGCTGCGGGCAGGGGTGGGCACACTGAGGGAGGTAGGGGAACGTTGGGGTGTGCCTCACTCTACCCTGGGGATGGCGGCACGACAGGAGGGGATGCCAGCTCCCTCACGCCCCCAACGATATGATGGACAGACGCTGGAGGCTGCTAAACAGGCCCTTAgag CTGGGTCAAGTTACCTCAAAGTGTCTCGCGATTACAACATTCCCAAGAGTGTCCTGTGGCGTCGTTGCCAGCGGGACGACACCAAGGCAGAAGGAGGGGTGCAGGAGGATGTGACCAGCCCCTCTGCAGCCCCCCAGTCAGCCCAGCAGCCCCTGAGCCGGAGAAAACCAAGTTACAATGTTTGTGATTTAAGTCAAGCGAGAGAGTTGTTAGTTCAAGGTTCCTCTCTATCTCTGGTGTCTAAGGAAactaag GTACCCAAAACAACATTATTCCGCTTAAAGGAACAGTTAGTGGAAGCCGGACTCCTGCCTCCCTCATCCATAGCCCGTCTGCCTCATCCACGCCGGTCTTGCGAGGTGTCCCTGCAGCAGGCGGTGGCAGCGTGTAGGGACGGCAGTATGTCCCAGGGCAGGGCGTCTGAGAAGTTTCAG gtCTCCAAGACGACAATATGGCGGCGACTCAAGCAACTTAAAGaagcaacaccacaacaccctcccaacaccaccaccaccaccaccaccaccaccgctatgaagatggagggggtggaggaagaggaggaggaggaggaggaggaggaagaggagggggccTATGGAGATATTGGTTTAGGGTACCCCCCCAAAGTGTCCTCTGGCCCCCCTCCCCGGCggtga
- the LOC135095445 gene encoding uncharacterized protein LOC135095445 isoform X2, producing the protein MKVGRNSSGVEEGVVRVDVGEEEEEEVEDPPSLLLPPDQAIPLSPVSPHLTPTHIVKLSEDGGMGDMLLGGYLTPPTTSTTTTTITTTTTTAATTTTTPSEEIQDGENVPARKKRRVLQKLAKYGPEELQRALGELRAGVGTLREVGERWGVPHSTLGMAARQEGMPAPSRPQRYDGQTLEAAKQALRAGSSYLKVSRDYNIPKSVLWRRCQRDDTKAEGGVQEDVTSPSAAPQSAQQPLSRRKPSYNVCDLSQARELLVQGSSLSLVSKETKVPKTTLFRLKEQLVEAGLLPPSSIARLPHPRRSCEVSLQQAVAACRDGSMSQGRASEKFQVSKTTIWRRLKQLKEATPQHPPNTTTTTTTTTAMKMEGVEEEEEEEEEEEEEGAYGDIGLGYPPKVSSGPPPRR; encoded by the exons ATGAAGGTTGGCAGGAACAGCAGCGGTGTGGAGGAAGGGGTAGTGAGGGTggatgtgggggaggaggaggaggaggaggtggaagacccgccctccctcctcctccccccggaCCAGGCGATTCCTCTCTCCCCAGTGTCTCCCCACCTGACCCCCACCCATATTGtgaag ttgagCGAggatggggggatgggggaTATGCTGTTGGGGGGGTACCTCACCcctcccaccacctccaccaccactaccaccatcaccaccactaccaccactgctgccaccaccaccaccacaccctcagAGGAGATACAG GATGGTGAGAATGTGCcagcgaggaagaagaggagggtttTGCAGAAGTTAGCAAAATAtgg GCCAGAGGAGCTGCAGAGGGCCCTGGGGGAGCTGCGGGCAGGGGTGGGCACACTGAGGGAGGTAGGGGAACGTTGGGGTGTGCCTCACTCTACCCTGGGGATGGCGGCACGACAGGAGGGGATGCCAGCTCCCTCACGCCCCCAACGATATGATGGACAGACGCTGGAGGCTGCTAAACAGGCCCTTAgag CTGGGTCAAGTTACCTCAAAGTGTCTCGCGATTACAACATTCCCAAGAGTGTCCTGTGGCGTCGTTGCCAGCGGGACGACACCAAGGCAGAAGGAGGGGTGCAGGAGGATGTGACCAGCCCCTCTGCAGCCCCCCAGTCAGCCCAGCAGCCCCTGAGCCGGAGAAAACCAAGTTACAATGTTTGTGATTTAAGTCAAGCGAGAGAGTTGTTAGTTCAAGGTTCCTCTCTATCTCTGGTGTCTAAGGAAactaag GTACCCAAAACAACATTATTCCGCTTAAAGGAACAGTTAGTGGAAGCCGGACTCCTGCCTCCCTCATCCATAGCCCGTCTGCCTCATCCACGCCGGTCTTGCGAGGTGTCCCTGCAGCAGGCGGTGGCAGCGTGTAGGGACGGCAGTATGTCCCAGGGCAGGGCGTCTGAGAAGTTTCAG gtCTCCAAGACGACAATATGGCGGCGACTCAAGCAACTTAAAGaagcaacaccacaacaccctcccaacaccaccaccaccaccaccaccaccaccgctatgaagatggagggggtggaggaagaggaggaggaggaggaggaggaggaagaggagggggccTATGGAGATATTGGTTTAGGGTACCCCCCCAAAGTGTCCTCTGGCCCCCCTCCCCGGCggtga